One window from the genome of Musa acuminata AAA Group cultivar baxijiao chromosome BXJ1-4, Cavendish_Baxijiao_AAA, whole genome shotgun sequence encodes:
- the LOC103975481 gene encoding uncharacterized protein LOC103975481, protein MEGLRKLLVEKAREVKGADELKESVTEFVKEKLAQLIHVLQDAIGFLAEKLDLVFPPETRAETLHRWLHVGLTVVLPVAVVLLCLYCCCCRGNRCCCGGGSRGTGRMMRAPGRHGAVMPRASFESDPRGYFINLRAKKDLVF, encoded by the coding sequence ATGGAGGGCCTGAGGAAGCTACTGGTGGAGAAGGCGAGGGAGGTGAAGGGGGCGGACGAGCTCAAGGAGAGCGTGACGGAGTTTGTCAAGGAGAAGCTCGCGCAGCTGATCCATGTGTTGCAGGACGCCATCGGGTTCCTGGCGGAGAAGCTGGACCTTGTCTTCCCGCCTGAGACCAGAGCCGAGACGCTGCACCGATGGCTGCACGTTGGCTTAACGGTGGTCCTTCCCGTGGCTGTTGTGCTCCTCTGtctctactgctgctgctgccgcggcAACCGCTGCTGCTGCGGCGGCGGCAGCCGCGGCACTGGCCGGATGATGAGAGCGCCCGGGCGGCACGGCGCCGTCATGCCCCGGGCATCCTTCGAGAGCGACCCCCGGGGTTACTTCATCAACCTTCGAGCCAAGAAGGATCTTGTGTTCTAG